In the Flavobacterium sp. J372 genome, one interval contains:
- a CDS encoding MoxR family ATPase — MSDVAAIQNLVQKQKALKDEIAKIIVGQDEVVNQIVLSIFAGGHALLVGVPGLAKTLMVNTISQALGLDFKRIQFTPDLMPSDILGSEILDENRQFKFIKGPVFSNIILADEINRTPPKTQAALLEAMQEKAVTIAGQHHRLAQPYFVLATQNPIEQEGTYPLPEAQLDRFMFAIKLDYPTFAEEVQVVKSTTADTKASISPLFTAEEILDFQHLIRRIPVADNVVEYAVTLVSKTRPGNALSNDYVKTYLDWGAGPRASQNLILAAKTHAALNGKFSPDIEDVKAVATGILRHRIIKNYKADAEGITEEAIIAKLL; from the coding sequence ATGTCAGACGTAGCAGCCATACAAAATTTAGTACAAAAGCAGAAAGCGCTTAAAGATGAAATTGCCAAAATAATAGTAGGCCAGGATGAGGTGGTAAACCAGATTGTGCTGAGCATTTTTGCCGGCGGGCATGCATTGCTGGTAGGTGTGCCGGGGCTTGCCAAAACACTTATGGTAAATACCATATCTCAGGCTTTGGGTCTTGATTTTAAAAGGATACAGTTTACGCCCGACCTTATGCCGAGCGACATTTTAGGAAGTGAAATACTTGATGAGAACAGGCAGTTCAAGTTTATAAAAGGGCCCGTTTTCTCAAACATAATCCTTGCCGATGAGATAAACCGTACACCGCCGAAAACCCAGGCAGCGTTGCTTGAGGCGATGCAGGAAAAGGCCGTTACCATTGCGGGCCAGCATCACAGGCTGGCGCAGCCCTACTTTGTATTGGCTACACAAAACCCGATAGAACAGGAGGGTACATATCCGCTGCCGGAAGCCCAGCTTGACCGTTTTATGTTTGCCATAAAGCTGGATTACCCCACTTTTGCTGAAGAAGTACAGGTGGTGAAAAGCACTACAGCAGATACAAAGGCTTCAATTTCGCCACTTTTTACGGCTGAAGAGATACTTGATTTCCAACATTTAATTCGCCGCATACCTGTTGCGGATAATGTTGTGGAATATGCCGTTACGCTGGTAAGCAAGACCAGGCCGGGCAATGCCCTTTCAAACGATTATGTAAAAACTTATCTTGACTGGGGTGCAGGGCCGCGTGCATCGCAAAACCTTATACTTGCAGCTAAAACACACGCTGCCCTAAACGGCAAATTCTCGCCGGATATTGAAGACGTAAAAGCAGTAGCAACGGGCATATTGCGCCACCGTATTATTAAGAATTACAAAGCAGATGCTGAAGGCATTACTGAAGAGGCAATAATTGCAAAGCTGCTTTAA
- a CDS encoding peptidylprolyl isomerase: protein MKLKHVLLGLSFFVSALSFAQQAKKEVLFTIDGKPYYTDEFIRVYNKNLDLVKDDSQKDLNNYLDLFIGYKLKVQKANKLGLQEGQNYKNELKSYRNQLSRNYVTDTKVTQELIDEAYARSLKEIRASHILFLVDENAAPADTLKAYNKAMDARKKLLAGADFGKLAAEVSEDPSAKENQGDLGYFSAFRMVYAFESGAYNTKKGKCLNRYVRALATTL from the coding sequence ATGAAATTAAAGCATGTTCTTTTAGGTTTATCCTTTTTTGTATCGGCGCTAAGTTTTGCGCAGCAGGCCAAAAAAGAAGTTTTATTCACAATTGATGGTAAACCTTATTATACAGACGAGTTCATCAGGGTTTACAATAAAAACCTTGACCTGGTTAAAGACGATTCGCAAAAAGACCTTAACAATTACCTTGACCTTTTCATAGGCTATAAGCTGAAAGTTCAGAAGGCAAATAAGCTGGGCCTGCAGGAAGGGCAGAACTATAAGAACGAGCTTAAATCATATCGCAACCAGCTGTCGCGCAACTATGTTACTGACACAAAAGTGACACAGGAGCTTATAGATGAGGCTTATGCACGCTCACTTAAAGAAATCAGGGCATCACACATATTGTTCCTTGTAGATGAAAATGCCGCCCCGGCTGATACGCTGAAGGCTTATAACAAAGCGATGGACGCCCGCAAGAAACTGTTGGCAGGGGCCGATTTTGGCAAACTTGCAGCAGAAGTTTCCGAAGACCCGTCAGCAAAAGAAAACCAGGGTGACCTGGGCTATTTCAGCGCCTTCCGAATGGTATACGCATTTGAGAGCGGCGCTTACAACACAAAAAAGGGGAAGTGTCTAAACCGGTACGTTCGCGCTTTGGCTACCACCTTATAA
- a CDS encoding peptidylprolyl isomerase encodes MSKPVRSRFGYHLIKVTDVRDNRGEVTVAHIMVGKKEGDKAKTTIDEIYQKLKQGEDFAELAKQFSEDKSSAENGGKLNRFGSGELSSPEFEQVAFSLNNPGDFSAPFETQFGWHIVKLIEKHAIKPKADVQADFENRVRRDDRSRRITESQNVKLRKKYAVKKDAKVYAATAKLLNDKVYTQAWEMPKEGDYSQTILTINNDRKVPAKAFLDYVAARQRGELTVKPLSRLGDVLFEDFINTQLNEYYNDNLEGEFPEFAVVMEEYRDGLLLFELMEKEIWEKAKTDSIGLEQYYTAHRDSYQWKDRIEGDVYSTKSEAAAKSARKLLKKGKTAEDIKKQLNKDGKVDIMERSGTFELESDVLPKQDKWKTGVTDILKKGDYYYVVNVKKVAGKGPKTLEEAKGRVVNDYQQYLESKWVTDLKGEFNVQVNRNVFENVKKQLNQK; translated from the coding sequence GTGTCTAAACCGGTACGTTCGCGCTTTGGCTACCACCTTATAAAGGTTACCGATGTTCGCGACAACCGCGGAGAAGTAACGGTGGCGCATATAATGGTTGGTAAAAAAGAGGGAGACAAAGCCAAAACTACCATTGACGAAATATACCAAAAGCTAAAGCAGGGAGAAGATTTTGCCGAACTGGCAAAACAATTCTCTGAAGACAAATCATCGGCAGAAAACGGCGGCAAGCTTAACAGGTTCGGTTCGGGTGAGCTAAGTTCGCCTGAATTTGAGCAGGTGGCATTCAGCCTTAATAATCCGGGTGATTTTAGTGCGCCGTTTGAAACGCAGTTTGGATGGCATATTGTAAAGCTTATAGAAAAACATGCTATCAAGCCAAAAGCTGATGTGCAGGCTGATTTTGAAAACCGTGTTCGCCGCGATGACCGTTCAAGGCGCATTACCGAAAGCCAAAATGTAAAACTTAGAAAAAAATATGCTGTAAAAAAGGATGCGAAAGTATATGCTGCAACGGCTAAGCTTTTGAATGATAAAGTGTATACACAGGCTTGGGAAATGCCTAAAGAAGGTGATTACTCTCAAACAATACTTACCATAAACAACGACAGGAAAGTGCCTGCAAAAGCGTTTCTTGACTATGTGGCGGCAAGGCAGAGGGGAGAGCTTACCGTGAAGCCGCTAAGCCGCCTGGGCGATGTGCTGTTTGAAGATTTCATAAACACGCAGCTTAACGAATATTATAACGATAATCTTGAGGGCGAGTTCCCTGAGTTTGCCGTGGTGATGGAAGAATACCGTGACGGCCTGCTGCTTTTTGAACTGATGGAGAAGGAGATATGGGAAAAAGCAAAGACAGATTCAATCGGCCTTGAGCAGTACTATACCGCACACCGCGACAGCTACCAGTGGAAAGACAGGATAGAAGGCGATGTGTATTCAACCAAAAGCGAGGCTGCAGCTAAAAGCGCCCGTAAGCTGTTGAAGAAGGGTAAGACTGCTGAAGATATTAAAAAGCAGTTGAATAAAGACGGCAAGGTAGACATTATGGAGAGAAGCGGTACTTTTGAGCTCGAAAGCGATGTGCTGCCAAAGCAGGATAAGTGGAAAACCGGCGTAACAGATATATTGAAGAAAGGTGATTACTACTACGTAGTAAATGTAAAGAAAGTTGCAGGAAAAGGCCCTAAAACGCTGGAAGAGGCAAAAGGGCGGGTAGTGAACGACTACCAGCAATACCTGGAAAGCAAGTGGGTGACCGACCTTAAGGGCGAGTTTAACGTGCAGGTAAACCGCAACGTGTTTGAGAACGTTAAGAAGCAGCTGAACCAGAAATAA
- a CDS encoding peptidylprolyl isomerase — protein MKFINSRLLLLLAIILSAFTATAQEIIRETPRDTVKPKPTAGRAKVDGIVAVVGDYVVLDSDIDMMYREMQAQNMSTKDVTRCELLSRLMEEKLFAHQAIQDSIVVTDAEVNSMMEERINYFVEAIGSQDKMVKYFKKKNIEAFRTELFDMLKSQRLTEQMQRKIFDDVTITPEEVRQFYNSIKGDLPVFGAEMEIAQIVIKPQVTQEAKQAVIDRLRQIKADVQNGSSFYSKAVLYTEDRASASSGGFIKMNRKSPLVKEFKEVAFSTEEGQISEPFETQYGYHIIYVEKIRGQDLDVRHILISPKVSDADLKKAKDRIDLIRQRIVSGEISFADAARSESDEKETRNSGGLLMNPRTLETRFELTKIDPKIYTEVQGLKDREVTRPILDDDPGAGQSYKIYTVMNRYDEHPADYALDYTKIKDLALREKQKKAIAKWTDEKIKETYVKIAADYKNCQFGNHWVK, from the coding sequence ATGAAGTTTATAAATAGCAGGCTTTTACTGCTTTTGGCGATTATCCTTAGTGCATTTACCGCCACGGCGCAGGAAATAATTAGGGAAACGCCCCGCGATACCGTAAAGCCAAAGCCAACAGCTGGCAGGGCAAAGGTTGACGGTATTGTGGCAGTGGTAGGTGACTATGTGGTGCTTGACAGCGATATTGATATGATGTACCGCGAAATGCAGGCACAAAATATGTCTACCAAAGATGTAACCCGCTGCGAGCTTTTAAGCCGCCTTATGGAAGAAAAGCTTTTTGCGCACCAGGCAATACAGGATAGTATAGTGGTTACCGATGCTGAGGTGAACAGCATGATGGAAGAGAGGATTAACTATTTTGTAGAGGCGATAGGCTCTCAGGATAAAATGGTGAAATACTTCAAGAAAAAGAATATTGAAGCTTTCCGCACAGAGCTTTTTGATATGCTTAAGAGCCAGAGGCTCACCGAGCAGATGCAGCGTAAGATATTTGATGATGTAACAATAACTCCTGAAGAAGTAAGGCAGTTCTACAATAGTATTAAGGGCGACCTGCCTGTATTTGGCGCCGAGATGGAAATAGCCCAGATTGTAATAAAGCCGCAAGTAACACAGGAAGCCAAGCAGGCCGTGATTGACAGGCTGCGGCAGATAAAAGCCGATGTGCAGAACGGGTCAAGCTTTTACAGTAAGGCGGTACTTTATACTGAAGACAGGGCGTCAGCATCGTCAGGCGGTTTCATCAAAATGAACAGGAAGTCGCCGTTGGTGAAGGAATTTAAGGAAGTTGCCTTTAGTACTGAAGAGGGGCAGATAAGTGAGCCTTTTGAAACGCAGTATGGCTACCACATAATTTATGTGGAGAAGATACGCGGGCAAGACCTGGATGTCCGCCATATATTGATATCTCCAAAAGTATCTGACGCCGATTTAAAAAAGGCAAAAGACAGGATAGACCTGATACGCCAGCGGATTGTATCGGGCGAAATTTCTTTTGCCGATGCTGCAAGGTCAGAATCAGATGAAAAAGAAACACGCAACAGCGGCGGTTTGCTTATGAATCCGCGTACGCTTGAAACACGTTTTGAACTTACTAAGATTGATCCTAAAATTTATACCGAAGTGCAGGGCCTTAAAGACCGTGAAGTGACCAGGCCAATACTTGATGATGATCCGGGAGCCGGACAGAGTTACAAGATTTATACCGTTATGAACAGGTATGATGAGCACCCTGCCGATTATGCTTTGGATTATACGAAAATTAAAGACCTGGCCCTTCGTGAAAAGCAGAAGAAAGCTATTGCAAAATGGACAGACGAGAAGATAAAGGAAACCTATGTAAAAATTGCCGCAGATTATAAAAATTGCCAATTTGGCAATCACTGGGTGAAATAA
- a CDS encoding peptidylprolyl isomerase: MLKNGILFALLALCISCGDKERPKTDAVARVNDSYLFPDELTGLVPAGTAKADSIAIIKNYIDRWASQRLLYDAAEINLGKERQEEYNQLIEQYRTDLYTRGYLEEIVKQSADTVITNEEVAAYYKANKENFRTTGMLVKLRYLYVAKDHPRLGLVRSRFLSGNKKDLKALNDMSIQFKSFAFNDTTWVDINQVYQKLPFITPENRGKYVSGSMSYQYPDSTGVYMVKVRSVLDKGQIAPYEFIAPTLRQLIINNRKLELIKKFEKEITDDAIKNKKYEVYK; this comes from the coding sequence ATGCTGAAAAACGGAATACTGTTTGCTTTATTGGCTCTGTGCATTTCCTGCGGTGATAAGGAACGGCCTAAAACCGATGCGGTTGCCAGGGTTAATGACAGCTACCTGTTTCCCGATGAATTGACAGGGCTTGTGCCGGCGGGTACAGCAAAAGCCGACAGTATAGCGATTATAAAGAATTATATTGACAGGTGGGCTTCGCAGAGGCTGCTTTATGACGCCGCCGAAATCAATCTTGGTAAAGAGCGCCAAGAAGAATATAACCAGCTTATAGAGCAATACCGTACCGACCTGTATACCCGCGGGTATCTGGAAGAAATTGTAAAGCAAAGTGCTGATACGGTTATAACCAATGAAGAAGTTGCAGCTTATTATAAAGCCAACAAAGAGAATTTCCGTACAACGGGTATGCTGGTAAAGCTCCGGTATTTATATGTTGCCAAAGACCATCCGAGATTAGGCCTTGTAAGGAGCAGGTTTTTAAGCGGAAATAAGAAAGACCTGAAGGCGCTGAATGACATGAGCATACAGTTTAAGAGTTTTGCCTTTAATGATACAACATGGGTAGATATTAACCAGGTGTACCAGAAACTTCCATTTATTACTCCCGAAAACAGGGGTAAGTATGTAAGCGGGAGTATGTCATACCAATATCCGGACTCAACCGGAGTGTATATGGTAAAAGTAAGGAGCGTACTTGACAAAGGACAAATAGCCCCGTATGAGTTTATAGCGCCAACATTGAGGCAGCTTATAATAAATAACAGGAAACTGGAGTTAATAAAAAAGTTTGAGAAAGAAATTACAGACGATGCGATTAAAAACAAAAAATATGAAGTTTATAAATAG
- a CDS encoding aconitate hydratase, whose translation MAFDIEMIKKVYANMAERVDKARELVGRPLTLSEKILYSHLWEGTPSQAFTRGKDYVDFAPDRVACQDATAQMALLQFMHAGKSKVAVPTTVHCDHLIQAKVDAKIDLKRAKEQSNEVFDFLSSISNKYGIGFWKPGAGIIHQVVLENYAFPGGMMIGTDSHTVNAGGLGMLAIGVGGADAVDVMSGMAWELKFPKLIGVKLTGKLSGWTAPKDVILKVAGILTVKGGTGAIIEYFGEGAQAMSCTGKGTICNMGAEVGATTSTFGYDDSMDRYLRATNRADVADEAKKMAKYLTADEEVYANPGEYFDELIEINLSELEPHLNGPFTPDLATPISQMREEATKNDWPLQVEVGLIGSCTNSSYEDISRSVSIANQAVEKKLKPKAKFTITPGSELVRYTIERDGFIKTFDKIGATVFANACGPCIGMWDREGAEKEERNTIVHSFNRNFSKRADGNPNTLAFVGSPELVTAIAIAGDLGFNPLKDKLINEDGEEVMLEEPTGNELPPKGFDAEDPGYQAPAEDGSKVQVVVSPESERLQLLAPFEPWNGENIMNARLLIKAYGKCTTDHISMAGPWLRFRGHLDNISNNMLIGAVNAFNMKTNNVKNQLTGEYDAVPAVQRAYKAVGVPTVVVGDHNYGEGSSREHAAMEPRHLGVKVVLVKSFARIHETNLKKQGMLALTFANEGDYDFIQEDDTFNFIDLKEFAPNKPITVEVVHKDGTKHTILCNHTYNEGQIGWFVAGSALNLIAAAGNANA comes from the coding sequence ATGGCTTTTGATATTGAAATGATCAAAAAGGTGTATGCAAACATGGCCGAGCGTGTTGATAAAGCACGAGAGCTGGTGGGCCGTCCGCTTACACTATCCGAAAAGATTCTATATTCACACCTGTGGGAAGGTACGCCGTCACAGGCTTTTACAAGAGGAAAAGATTATGTTGATTTCGCTCCGGACAGGGTTGCCTGCCAGGATGCTACTGCACAAATGGCACTGCTTCAGTTTATGCATGCCGGAAAAAGTAAGGTAGCTGTGCCTACAACTGTACACTGTGACCACCTTATCCAGGCTAAAGTAGATGCTAAGATTGACCTTAAACGCGCGAAAGAACAAAGCAACGAGGTATTTGACTTCCTTTCGTCAATTTCAAATAAATACGGTATCGGTTTCTGGAAGCCGGGTGCGGGTATCATCCACCAGGTGGTGCTTGAAAACTATGCATTCCCGGGCGGTATGATGATTGGTACCGACTCTCACACCGTAAACGCAGGCGGCCTTGGTATGCTTGCCATTGGTGTGGGTGGCGCTGACGCCGTTGACGTAATGAGCGGCATGGCCTGGGAACTTAAATTCCCTAAGCTTATCGGCGTGAAGCTTACAGGTAAGCTTTCAGGCTGGACAGCCCCTAAAGATGTAATACTTAAAGTGGCAGGTATCCTTACCGTAAAGGGCGGTACCGGCGCTATCATTGAATATTTTGGCGAAGGTGCACAGGCTATGTCGTGTACCGGTAAAGGTACCATATGTAACATGGGTGCTGAGGTTGGCGCTACTACGTCAACTTTCGGTTATGACGATTCTATGGACCGTTACCTGCGTGCCACCAACCGTGCCGATGTAGCTGACGAAGCTAAAAAAATGGCGAAGTACCTTACAGCTGACGAAGAAGTTTACGCTAATCCTGGCGAATACTTTGATGAGCTTATCGAGATAAACCTGAGCGAGCTTGAGCCGCACCTTAACGGGCCGTTCACTCCGGATCTGGCTACTCCTATATCACAAATGCGTGAAGAGGCTACTAAAAATGACTGGCCTTTGCAGGTTGAAGTTGGCCTTATCGGGTCATGTACCAACTCATCTTACGAAGATATCTCTCGCTCGGTATCAATTGCTAACCAGGCTGTCGAGAAAAAGCTTAAGCCAAAGGCTAAGTTTACCATCACCCCGGGTTCAGAATTGGTTCGCTATACAATAGAACGTGACGGCTTTATCAAGACTTTCGACAAAATCGGCGCTACTGTATTTGCCAATGCCTGCGGGCCATGTATCGGTATGTGGGACAGGGAAGGCGCTGAAAAAGAAGAACGTAACACTATTGTTCACTCGTTTAACCGTAACTTCTCTAAAAGGGCAGACGGTAACCCGAACACGCTTGCTTTCGTAGGTTCGCCTGAGCTTGTAACGGCTATCGCCATTGCAGGTGATCTTGGCTTTAACCCACTTAAAGATAAGCTTATCAATGAAGATGGTGAAGAAGTAATGCTTGAAGAACCTACAGGTAATGAACTTCCGCCGAAAGGCTTTGATGCTGAAGACCCAGGCTATCAGGCTCCGGCAGAAGACGGCTCTAAAGTGCAGGTGGTTGTCAGCCCTGAAAGTGAGCGCCTTCAGCTGCTTGCCCCGTTTGAGCCATGGAACGGTGAAAACATCATGAACGCAAGGCTGCTTATCAAGGCTTACGGCAAGTGTACTACCGACCATATCTCTATGGCAGGGCCTTGGCTGCGTTTCCGTGGTCACCTTGACAATATATCAAACAACATGCTTATTGGTGCGGTAAATGCCTTTAACATGAAAACAAATAACGTGAAGAACCAGCTTACAGGCGAGTATGATGCCGTACCTGCTGTACAACGTGCTTATAAGGCTGTTGGTGTGCCAACGGTTGTTGTGGGTGACCATAACTATGGTGAAGGTTCATCGCGTGAACATGCTGCTATGGAGCCGCGCCACCTTGGTGTGAAAGTGGTACTTGTGAAATCTTTTGCACGTATTCACGAGACAAACCTTAAGAAGCAGGGTATGCTTGCGCTTACGTTCGCCAATGAAGGTGACTACGATTTCATACAGGAAGATGATACATTCAACTTCATCGATCTTAAGGAGTTTGCACCTAACAAGCCAATAACTGTAGAGGTGGTACACAAAGATGGTACTAAACACACTATCCTTTGTAACCATACCTATAATGAAGGCCAGATTGGCTGGTTTGTGGCAGGTTCTGCACTTAACCTAATTGCAGCTGCCGGAAACGCCAACGCTTAA